The region CGGGGTAGGTCGCGTATCGGCGCGGGAGTTCGAGGAAGCCGAGCGCCATCAGCGTCATGAACGTGACCGTGGAGCCGATGACCAACAGCACCGACTGGAAGATCGCGAGCCGGCGGTCGTACATCCGGCCGGTGAGCATCGGATACCAGTAGTAGCTGGCCGCGAACATCATGAGCGGGATGATCCCCATGAGAATGAGGTGGAAGTGGCCGACGACGTAGTAGGTCCCGTGGTAGATGATATCCACCGGAATGACCGCGAGGAAGATGCCGGTGACGCCGCCGACGATAAAGAGGCCAATCGAGCCGACACAGAGGATCGTCGGCGCGGCGAGTCTGACGTCGCCGTTCCACATCGTGGTGATCCAGTTGAACACCTTGATCGCGCTTGGGACGGCGATGGCGATCGAGGTGGCCATGAAACTCGCCCGGATACGAGGGTCGACCCCGGTCACGAACATGTGGTGGGCCCAGACGGCGAACGAGAGCACGCCGATGGCGATCGTCGAGTAGACGATGAACTTGAATCCGAACAGCTTGCGCCCGACGAATTTCGGCAGGATCAGGCTCATCAGTCCCGTCGCCGGCAGGAAGATGATGTATACCTCGGGGTGTCCCCAGAACCACAGCAGGTGCTGCCAGAGGATCGGGCCGCCGCCCTCGACCGCGAAGAAGGTCGTGCCGAAGTTACGGTCGAACAGCAACATCAGCAGGGCCGTCCCGAGCAACGGGAACGCAAAGAGGATGATCGCGCTCGTGATGAGCATGTTCCACGAGAAGATATCGAGGTTCGCCCACCCGATCGACTCGTCGCGTTCGTAGATCACCGTCGTGATGAAGTTGATCGCCCCGATCGTCGTCGCGATGCCGCTTAGATGGAGCCCCAGCAACAGGAAGTTCGTCTGCGGGTTCGGCGCCAGCGACAGAGGCGGATACATCGTCCATCCGATCGCCGGCTCCTGGAATGCGGACAGGAGCGCCAGGCGGTCCGCCGGCACGACGACCGCGAGTACCGCGCCCGTCACCTCGGCGACGATCCCCAACCGAGCGAGCAACAGGGACGGTGGCAACAGCCAGAACCCGATGGCGTTGAGCCGCGGAAACGCCATATCGTCGGCTCCGATCAGCAGCGGCAGGAAGTAGTTTCCGATCCCGAAGAACACCGGCGTGACGAAGAAGATCAGCATCGTCAGCCCGTGCATCGTAAACAGTTCGTTGTAGGTCTGCTCGGTCCAGATGTCCGCCGCGGGGGTCAGCAGATGCGTGCGGATCATCATCGCGTCGATCCCGCCCCAAATCGCCGCGACGGTGCCGAACGCGATGTACAGCAATCCGATTTCGCGGTGGTTCGTCGTCGTCGTCCAGCGAATCGCGGCCGCCTTCGCGTCGCTCAGGCTCAGCCGCCGCTCGCGACCGACGGCGTAACCCCCGTCCGGCGACGGCTCGGCTCGCAGCCGGCGCGCCAGGCCGACCGTCAGAAGGCAGAGAAGGACGACGGCGCCGAACAGCGCGACCTCCGCGAGCGCACGGTTCATCGTCGCCCGACACCTCCGGTAGTCCGATCGCACCGCTCGTCACCGTACATAGCCGGGAACTCACCATCGACCCAAATAAAGATGAACTGATAGATGCGTGACTATCATCGGTATTGAAACGTTTTCTCGCATACTCCCCGCCTAAACCGGTATGAGTTCGTGACTGTTCACTTCACGACGAACACTGTATTTCACGCGGGTCGTTGAACGCCCGTCCAATGGATCCCGGTAGCCGTCGCCGACGCGCGATCGTCGCAGTCGTAGCCGCGGCTGCGAGTTTCCTCGCGCTGACCAGTACGGTCGCGGCGCAGTCGCCCAACCGTGAACTCATCGACGGACTCGAGTACCAGTTACTATACGTCGCCTTGCCGCTGACGCTGTTCGTCCTGATGATCCTGGTCTACGCGGCCGTCAAGTTTCACGACAACGACAACCCGCAACCGACCACGGAAGATCCCGCCCTCGAGATCACCTGGACCGCTGCGACGGCGATCATCCTGCTGTTCGTCGGGCTCTCCGCCTACAGCGTGCTCGTCAACCCCTACGTCTCGCCGTCGCAGGCGAACGATGTCGAGACTAACGGGAGCCAGGAGGGGCTTGAATCGATCGAGGACCTCCCCGAGACCGATGACGAGGTGGTCTACGCTGAGGGCTATCAATGGGAGTGGCAGGCCACTTACCCGGGGACGAACGTTACGACCGAAAATGAGATCGTCATTCCGGCCGGCGAAGACGTGACCTTCTGGCTCACCAGTGGCGACGTCATCCACTCGCTGTTCATCCCAGACCTCGGCGTCAAACAGGACGCGTTCCCCGGCGAATACACGCGCGCACGGACCACCGTCGACGAACCAGGCCGCTACGACGCAGTCTGTGCCGAGTTCTGCGGCGCCGGTCACTCGCGGATGGACGCCGACGTCGTCGTCGTCGAGCGCGAAACCTACGACCAGTGGCTCGAAGACAACGACGGCGACGACGGGGACGGAGACAACGTCACCGAAGCGCCGGTCCCGGGCTGAGACACCTTCCGTGAGCTGTAAGAGTTAAACGTAGTACGTGCCTAGGTGGGAATGCGTGCCTTCAGTCCCCGTCCGAGCCAACCCATTCGGGTGCGATGACAGCACGGCGAACCCGGGCACGCGACAGCCGTACTCGGGGACACAGTCCCCCGCCCGGCACGAGGGTTAGCCAGCCGACGCGGCACGCCGCCACGGGATGAGGCTGGACGTTAGTGTTCCGGGCGACAAACGACATTCG is a window of Natrinema salifodinae DNA encoding:
- a CDS encoding DUF6789 family protein encodes the protein MNRALAEVALFGAVVLLCLLTVGLARRLRAEPSPDGGYAVGRERRLSLSDAKAAAIRWTTTTNHREIGLLYIAFGTVAAIWGGIDAMMIRTHLLTPAADIWTEQTYNELFTMHGLTMLIFFVTPVFFGIGNYFLPLLIGADDMAFPRLNAIGFWLLPPSLLLARLGIVAEVTGAVLAVVVPADRLALLSAFQEPAIGWTMYPPLSLAPNPQTNFLLLGLHLSGIATTIGAINFITTVIYERDESIGWANLDIFSWNMLITSAIILFAFPLLGTALLMLLFDRNFGTTFFAVEGGGPILWQHLLWFWGHPEVYIIFLPATGLMSLILPKFVGRKLFGFKFIVYSTIAIGVLSFAVWAHHMFVTGVDPRIRASFMATSIAIAVPSAIKVFNWITTMWNGDVRLAAPTILCVGSIGLFIVGGVTGIFLAVIPVDIIYHGTYYVVGHFHLILMGIIPLMMFAASYYWYPMLTGRMYDRRLAIFQSVLLVIGSTVTFMTLMALGFLELPRRYATYPAEFSALQIVATVGAFLIGISVLMWLYNMLWSYFRGTPIETADPWELKATEQFTPEWQWFEDRLERERGVPPSEPDEVRPSYVPAQEDRPLSLYGRIKPVARRAGNDAGTGALGGFIGTVLMTGVLLVAVVLGAFDLEAFATLATFVGLPANLGLGYGLFLIGGMTVWPLLFLSLGEYLPGELTLITGLWYATVIASGFALAFHTDQTGLELVTYLLFVLLAHWIYGLGLAGTIAYLGGRQRRPSTGENE
- the coxB gene encoding cytochrome c oxidase subunit II, producing MDPGSRRRRAIVAVVAAAASFLALTSTVAAQSPNRELIDGLEYQLLYVALPLTLFVLMILVYAAVKFHDNDNPQPTTEDPALEITWTAATAIILLFVGLSAYSVLVNPYVSPSQANDVETNGSQEGLESIEDLPETDDEVVYAEGYQWEWQATYPGTNVTTENEIVIPAGEDVTFWLTSGDVIHSLFIPDLGVKQDAFPGEYTRARTTVDEPGRYDAVCAEFCGAGHSRMDADVVVVERETYDQWLEDNDGDDGDGDNVTEAPVPG